The stretch of DNA CGACGATAATGAGCAGGACCGCATGCTGTACAAGCGGTACCTGGGCAAACAGTCTGGCCACGAGCGGTTTGAGATTACGGAAGCCTCCTCGGGCGCCGAGGGTGTGGCCATGTTCCGGGCCCAGCAGCCCGATTGTGTGCTGCTGGATCATAACCTACTGGATACGGATGGCTTAACGCTGCTCAATGACCTTAAGCGGCTTACCCCGCCCGATACCCTGTGCGTGGTGATGATTACGGGCGGTGGCAGTGAGTCTTTGGCCGTGCGGGCCCTTAACACGGGGGCCTTGGACTATCTGGTAAAGCAGCAGTTCGACCAGGAGTTGCTCTATAAGACGGTTGTTCACGCCATCGAGAAAAATGAGTGGCGGCAGTACATGAGCCGGTACCATGCGCAGTTGCAGGCCGTTAACCAGCAGTTACGCGAATCGTTGGAGGAGCTCACTGAAACCCGCCAGCAGATTCAGCAAGCTAACACGCAGCTTACTGCCGCCAATGAGGAAGTGCGCACCCGCAACCAGGAGCTGCGCACCACAAATGAGCAGCTGGCGCGTACCAACGCCGACCTCGATAACTTTGTGTACGCGGCCTCTCACGATTTGCGCCAGCCCGTGCATAACCTGCAAGGCTTGTTTGAGGAGCTGCGGCGCTCTGCCACCTTCCACGACCCGGAAGCCAGCCAGATGCTGCGGCTCATGGAGGAGTCGTTCAGTGACCTTTCCACCACCATTACCGATCTGGCGGCCGTAGTGCAGGCTGCCCGCCCACCCGGTGAGCAGATTACCGAGCAAGTACCGCTGGCCGACCTGACGGCCGACGTTCTGCAAACGTTACGCCCGCAGCTGCAGGATGCGCAGGCCAATATTCAAACGGACTTTTCTACTCTGCCCGAGGTGGAGTTTGTGCGCAGCAGCCTGCGCACGGTACTGCTCAACCTGGTAGCCAATGCCGTGAAATACCGTCACCCTAACCGGGCAGCGCAAGTACAGCTGCGTAGCCGGCGGGCCGGCGGGTACGCCGTGTTGGAGGTGCAAGACAATGGCCTAGGACTTGACCTGGAGCGGCACGGCGCCGAGCTATTCCAGCTGTTCCGCCGTTTCCATCCGAATGCCGGTGAAGGCACGGGCGTAGGCCTATTCCTGGTAAATCGCTTAGTACAAGCGGAGGGCGGGCGCGTGGAGGTAGAAAGCGTGCCGGAGCAAGGCACCACGTTCCGGGTATTTCTGCCAAACTAAGCCCCATAGGCCACTGCTGCTTCCGCATACTCTACCCTATGACAGGGCCTGCGGTGGCGGCGACCCTGAGCCGGCCGGGCGCGTACGGTCTTGGGGTAGGGGCACAAACTCGTGGTTGTCGTTGGGAGGCAGCATAATGCGGCCGGCCTGCCAGTCGGCCTTGGCCTGCTCTATCCGCTCCCGGCTCGACGATACAAAGTTCCACCAGATAAACCGCTCGCCGAGTGGCTCTCCGCCCAGCAACATCAGCGTAGTGGCCTCCGCTGCCACCAGCACCGGGTCGAGGCCGGGGGTAAACACTAGTAGTTGTCCGGCGCCATAGCGGTGGCCGCCCACTTCTAGGCTGCCCTTCACCACATAGGCCCCGCGCTCAGGATACCCCCTGGGCAAGCCAAAGCGGGCACCAGCCTGCAGCACCACGTGCAGATAGAATAGTGGTGAGTGAGTTTTAACGCTGTTCCGGAGCCCAAATGCCTCGCCGGCAATCAGGCGCATCCATACACCTGGCTCAGTAAAGATAGGCAGTTTCTGGGGCTGGTAATTGCTGAATGCTGGAGCGCTTTCTTCATCGGCGGTGGGTAGGGCCACCCAGGTTTGCAGCATTTCCAGGGCGCCGCCAGCCAGGGTAGCGGGGTCCTCGAACCGCTCAGAGTGCGCAATACCGCTGCCGGCCGTCATCCAATTCACTTCCCCCGGCCTGATAATCTGCTCCACGCCCAGGCTGTCGCGGTGGGTTACCTGCCCACCAAAGAGGTAGCTGACCGTAGAAAGGCCAATATGCGGATGAGGCAACACATCCAGGGCGGGCAGCAGCTCCGGAGCTACTTGCACGGGCCCGGCATGGTCCATGAAAATAAACGGCCCCAGCATGCGTCGCAGACGGTACGGCAAAATTCGTTTTACCCCAAACCCGTTACCGAGGTCAGCCGGGCGAGCATCAATTACCAGATCTAGCATACGTGCTTGAATAAGGGTGACACGCCCCAAGGTACTGATTCTGCCAGGCAAAGGCTGGGCTCTCGGGCTAGGCCACTTGCCTAAGTTTGCGTCCAATAAGGCCCAAAAAGAAACAACCCGGCTGCCGTAATGGCAACCGGGTCGCTTAGGTAGCGGGGACTGGAATGCAACCCACATTTTCAGACCGACTGTAAAACACCGTAAAAAGCCCTCTCAATAGCCTGAAAAGGGGTTTTGCGTTTTCACCAATCGGTACAAATCGGGGTAAATATGGTTAAAATCGGCTAGTGTGTACCCCTGCGTGTACCCCGGCAAGGGTACACACCCTATCTTTGAAGTGGCAACTACAAAACACTTCAATGGCTACTGTTTCATTCCACCTGAAAGAGCCGGGGGCAGACCGCCCGACGGCTATTTACGCCCTGCTCACCATTGACCGCCGACACCGTGTCAAAGTCTATACCGGGCAAAGCATTCACCCTGACCGCTGGAACAAGGCCGACCAACGCGCCCAGCTACGCGGCAAAGGCAATGAGCTGAACGGGCACCTGAACGATGCGCTGACCGGCATAAGCGAGCGGCTGCTACTGGCCTACGCCGAGAGCCTGGCTACCGGCACCCTGCCCACGGCCGCCGCCCTACGCGAAGCCGCCGCCCCTGAGCGCCCTGCCGAACCCGACCCCGTAGAAGCGGCTGGCCGTGGGCCGCAATTCTGGCAACGGTATGAGGAATGGGTGAACTACACCCGCGCCGCCGGCACCGTGCGCACGGCACAAGCCCACGCCACCGCCGGCCGGCACTTACGGGAGTTCAGCGACGCCAACGGCTACGCTATTGACTTCGACACCCTGACGCCCACCGTAGGCGACCGTTGGGCAGCCTATCTGCTGAATGTAGCCGGCCTGACCGATAACACCATCAACAAGCACCTGGGGCGGCTCAAAGCCTTTATGAAGTGGGCGGCTAAACGCGGCTACACCGAAAACACCGCCCTTGACCGCGTAAGCTGGGCGCGGCGGGAGCCGGACGTAATTGCCCTGAGCACCGCCGAGCTGGCCGCATTGGAAAACCTGCCTTTACCCGTTGGCTCCCGCCTCGACAAAGCCCGCGCCTGGTTTCTGCTGGCCTGCTATACTGGCCTACGGTATTCCGACCTGGTAAGCATCCGGCCCCAGCACCTACGGCCTGCCACTGATAAGCTGCCTGCCCACCTACGCCTGACTGCTCAGAAAACCCGCGCCGTAGTGAACGTGCCCCTGAGCGCCCGCGCCCTCGATATTGTGAACCGCCTGCTGGCCGGCGAACTAGCTACCCTGAAAAGCCAGCCCATCACCAACCCCGTGCTGAACCGCTTTCTAAAGGAGCTGGGGCCGCTGGCTGGCATAGATTCCCCCGTGGAAGTTATCCGCTACCGGGGCGGCATAGCCGATGTTACCACCTGCCCAAAACACGAAAAGCTGACCGTACACACCGCCCGCCGCACCTTTGTAACCCTGAACCTGGGCAAAGGCATGAGCGCCGAATTTGTCATGAAGCTAACCGGACACACGTCTTACAAATCCTTTCAGCGGTATGTAAACCTGACGCCCCAACGGGTTGCTGAAGAATTTGCTAAGTTTCACGAAATGCCGGATTAAGGGCATTTGATGTGCTTTAATTGATATATAAAAGAGCTGGCAAGCTATGGTAAGAGAAATAGTTGAGCGCGATGGACGGTATTTTGTTCAGTGCTCAGATGGAGAATATGAAACGACTGTCGAAGAAATACAGCAGTTTGAGGAAGGCGGAAAGAGGATGTTAGCCTACCTTGAATTGAGGCAAAAAATGTATGGGCATAAGAACTGGACAGTAGGAACCACACCACCTAACACTGATTTCCATGTTATACTGGCCCTATTTTTCCAGGACTTAAAAAAATATTTTCAAGAGAAATATCACGCTGGGGAAAGCCTTTGGACTGCCTATAAAATGTGCGATATGGCTATCCTAGAAGGTAAGGAAAGTCTACTTAACCCCTACGCTGAGACAGAAAGAACAAACGCTTGGATTGGACGCTGGCAGACTATGAAGGAATTTTTAGACTTGTTTCCTAAGCGTGGAGTATTTGATGAAACCCCGCCCACCGTCACACCCATTACAGAGTCAAAGCCTATCGACACCATAGCTACCCAGCCCGCCGGAGAGCCGGTAAGGCTTATTCGCAAATATTATTCACACCTAGGAAAACATTTACCTTCTCCAACCCTGCCAGAGTTAGCAGGGGAATGGTATTCTGACCTCTCTAGGATAGGGAAAGAAGGGCTTGAGTACTATGTTACCAACTTGCACGAACGAGCGAGTAACAAAGCGGAATTTTTAGCCTGTTTAGCTATACTACTTGCTGAGGTCGAACAACACGCCCACCTGCCTGGCTACGGCTACCGGCAACATTACC from Hymenobacter taeanensis encodes:
- a CDS encoding ATP-binding response regulator; protein product: MKKILLIDDNEQDRMLYKRYLGKQSGHERFEITEASSGAEGVAMFRAQQPDCVLLDHNLLDTDGLTLLNDLKRLTPPDTLCVVMITGGGSESLAVRALNTGALDYLVKQQFDQELLYKTVVHAIEKNEWRQYMSRYHAQLQAVNQQLRESLEELTETRQQIQQANTQLTAANEEVRTRNQELRTTNEQLARTNADLDNFVYAASHDLRQPVHNLQGLFEELRRSATFHDPEASQMLRLMEESFSDLSTTITDLAAVVQAARPPGEQITEQVPLADLTADVLQTLRPQLQDAQANIQTDFSTLPEVEFVRSSLRTVLLNLVANAVKYRHPNRAAQVQLRSRRAGGYAVLEVQDNGLGLDLERHGAELFQLFRRFHPNAGEGTGVGLFLVNRLVQAEGGRVEVESVPEQGTTFRVFLPN
- a CDS encoding pirin family protein, whose amino-acid sequence is MLDLVIDARPADLGNGFGVKRILPYRLRRMLGPFIFMDHAGPVQVAPELLPALDVLPHPHIGLSTVSYLFGGQVTHRDSLGVEQIIRPGEVNWMTAGSGIAHSERFEDPATLAGGALEMLQTWVALPTADEESAPAFSNYQPQKLPIFTEPGVWMRLIAGEAFGLRNSVKTHSPLFYLHVVLQAGARFGLPRGYPERGAYVVKGSLEVGGHRYGAGQLLVFTPGLDPVLVAAEATTLMLLGGEPLGERFIWWNFVSSSRERIEQAKADWQAGRIMLPPNDNHEFVPLPQDRTRPAGSGSPPPQALS
- a CDS encoding tyrosine-type recombinase/integrase — translated: MATVSFHLKEPGADRPTAIYALLTIDRRHRVKVYTGQSIHPDRWNKADQRAQLRGKGNELNGHLNDALTGISERLLLAYAESLATGTLPTAAALREAAAPERPAEPDPVEAAGRGPQFWQRYEEWVNYTRAAGTVRTAQAHATAGRHLREFSDANGYAIDFDTLTPTVGDRWAAYLLNVAGLTDNTINKHLGRLKAFMKWAAKRGYTENTALDRVSWARREPDVIALSTAELAALENLPLPVGSRLDKARAWFLLACYTGLRYSDLVSIRPQHLRPATDKLPAHLRLTAQKTRAVVNVPLSARALDIVNRLLAGELATLKSQPITNPVLNRFLKELGPLAGIDSPVEVIRYRGGIADVTTCPKHEKLTVHTARRTFVTLNLGKGMSAEFVMKLTGHTSYKSFQRYVNLTPQRVAEEFAKFHEMPD